ATCACTAAAGAAGTGACAACCTAATAGTACTCTGCTGATTGCCGTAATGGCTCCCCATGTCACACCAAAAATCAATAATCGCTTACGTAACTTAGTATTTTTAGGGCTAGCATATAACGGGAAAAAAACAGCAAACATACTTTCACAAGAATGACCTGAAGGAAATGACTTATGACCCGTCGGACCATTCATTTTGTACCATGGTGTAAAATTATCTTGAGCAGCATTTAGTTCATACGGACGAACACGTCCCCATAAAATCTTGACTTCTTCTACGCACATTAGATAAACAAAAGCCACTGCAACGCCTAAAATAGCTACTCGCATCAAACGCTCAAGCTCTTCCGACGTTTTACGACTTAACCATTTTTGAACAATTAATGTTGCTATGGCAAAAACCACGATACAAATAATGATATTGATAAACGTTGGTAGCGTAGGATTAACGCCACCATCATTATTCGCTTGACCGATTGGGCGATTGTGTTCTACATTTTGAATTGAAGACAGTGTATACTGGATAGCAAATTTTAAATAATACCAAATTCCATACAGGGAAAGTCCCACCCCTGCGGCAGCAATCAATAATTTCGCAATCACAGGCTGGCTCGATCGAACCCCGTAATGTATGATAATTTCCCCACTCATCATAATCACGACACCTACTGGAAAGCAAGCGTAGTTTTGTAAGAATGTTGCAATGTATGAATTTTGACTCATCACTGCATTTGAGATTGCTAAATCCCCAAACGTACCAATCCCAAGTAAAACCGCAAATATGGCGACAACAATTGTAATTTTTCTACTATCTGACATTTTTTCCAACATTTTTAATCCTCCTAAATTTGAAAGCTGAAAGAGCTTGGTCTGCTTTGACAGAAAATAGGGAAAATTGACTGAGCTACTCTTTATCTCATTTATTTTTTTCCCCGTAAGGCTAGCTCTTGAAGCTAGATATCATTAAAAGCGTATCAGGTTCGTTCAGTCTTGATAGAAAAGTAAGGATGAGGCCTTTTACCTCAATCATAATTTCTCTTTCTATATGAAGAATTAGCCCTTAACGCTGAATATCCAGAAATCACTTCCAAGTATTAGTTTATCATTTACCAGTTTTAAATATCATACATTTTGTCCTCTTTTATAAGAATAAAAAGACATTAATCTTCTCCTGTAATCTTTTAATCATAAAAAAGAACCTCAGAAAAAAGTTCTTTTCCGAAGTTCTTTGACTCACTAGTTTGTAGATAATTAGCATGTATGCTTATTTTTTCTCAAAGCCCATATCTGTCAATTGTTTTTCGCCTTCTTTAAAGCTACTACCAGATTTTACGCTATCAGCTGCTGCATCATATTTGGTCGCGAAGCCATATCAGAAGCGTATCATCACTTCCAAAATGAATCGTTGGAATTAATTGAATAGAATCTAAACTGTCCCTTTTCCATTTTTGATTTGATCTAAAGCAAAAACCACAATTGGCAAATAGTTAAAAATAAAACTAACCCGTTGCCAAAATCCAATTTGACTCAGTAGTGGTAATTGATTGATTACAGGAATACGAGCTAGCCCGTAAATACTCGCAAAAAGAACACTGATCAGCAATAAAATTAAATACAGTTTACTATGGGTCATTTTTCCTTGTTTTCGGTAAAGTAAAAATAAAAGAAAAGGGAAAATCAAAAATCCAGCATAGCCTAATCCTGAACCAATATTATGGATCCACGTAGAAAGATTCCAAGTTGATTGCTCAGTATCAATGCTAAACAATCCCGTAAAAATACAATCCCCCACACCATACAAGCCAATAGCCAGCGTTAGTAAACAAGCCAGTACTGTCGAAGTGTTATTAAAGATCTTATATACGGCAGGAATTGCTAAAACAAAGAATACTCCTGATATCACCGACCAAATCAAAAATTCTTGTCGAACTGGGCTTGCTATATCTCCGAATACACTAATCACCATTGTCATTTGATTCATTTCAGGATAAAAAATACCTAGAATATAAGGCGTGAAAAAATCACTGATTGCACCTAACAATAAAAAGTGAACACCATATTTTTTTAACACAGTCATTTTAAACCTCCTCAACAAAGCCTTACGGTACCCCTGCTCTTTCAATTATACGTCATTACAGGATCTTACTAATTGCAGTAATAAAACATAAAGCACATAGTTGCACTTCACTACGCTAACGCCTCCTTCAATATTTTCTCAGCATTTAACGCAGCATACTCTTTTTTAGAAATGACTGTCACTGGAATTTCAGGAAATTTACGTTTGATTTCCTCTTTCGCATAACTAAGTTCTGGACATAATAAAATCCGGTCTGCTTCTTTGCCTTTTTCATCTATTTTAGAAACGCTATACGCTTGAATCGTTGCCCCAAGATTATTGGTTCTTGCCAGATTATTCATCTTTGTCACTAATAATCCCGTGTACACTTCATAATCGGTCATCATACTAGTAATGCCGAAAACCAGAATTTTTTCACTTCCATAAATCGACTCATCATCCATCCTAATTTCTTTCTTCATTTTCGCTTTTCCTTCCTTCTTTGAAAAGAGAGTCTCAAAAAAAGAGTGCTTGTTATTTCCTAAAAGCTTATCCGTAGAAATTTGAAAATACTTGCTAAGTTTTACCAAGGTATCTAGATCTGGGTAGCTCTTATCACGTTCCCATTTCGAAATAGTTTGAGGTGTGACATTAAGAAATTCAGCTAATTCTTTTTGAGTTATTTTTTTTGATTCTCTCAGTTCCTTTAATTTACTTCCTATTGCTATCACAAGCATAGCCTCCTAACGTAAATTTGAGCAATCAACAATTGGTTGAATCATCGTTATTTCCACTCAACTGTTGGTTGAATTTATAAAAATGAAGGTATATATACTTATTATAGCAATAAACTTCAAAAAAAATCCTTCGTAATTTATTTTTACTTCACTACTTGTATCACTCACAAAACTTCTCTTCCCCACTTTCAAGTAAACTAATGCTATTAAAAAATGGAACATATATCATCTTCTAGCTTCCATAAGCAAACGCTTGCATTTATAATACAAGTAGCAAAGAAATTAATTAGGAGGTAATAACTATGCTAAATTTTGACATTTCAACAATGAGGAAGAATATACGTGAAATTGACGAAAAGCGTGATGCAGGGTTAACTGAACCAGATTCACTAGAAAAAATCAGAAACTTATCTTATGGACCTTATGGTATTGAGAATACTTTTGATATCTACTATCCAAAAAACACTGACCAATGTCTACCGACAATCGTCAATATTCATGGCGGTGGTTTCTTCTACGGTGATAAAGAACTTTACCGCTTTTATACAATGTATTTAGCAACACAAGGATTTACCGTGGTAAACTTCAATTATCGATTAGCCCCAGATCATCAATATCCCGCACCTTTGGAAGATATTAATGCTTTGATGAATTGGTTGATGCTACATGGTGAAAAATATTATGTCGATTTAGATCGGCTCTTCTTGGTTGGTGATAGCGCTGGCGGTCAGTTAGTTGAACAATATGCAGTGCTCATCAGTAATACTGCCTACGCGCAAAAATTTCCATTTGAAATAGCCTCTGTCCAATTTAAAGCTGTCGCCCTGAATTGTGGTGCCTATTTTATTGGTCAAAACAGCGCAATCAATCAAGATTTTCCATTTTACTTTGGCGAAACAGTGACGCCTGCACTTGAAGCACAATTTCCAGTTGAAAGCTATATTACGGCTGATTTCCCACCCGCTTTTGTTGCAACAGCTTCACATGATTTTCTAAAAGATGCTGCGCAACCCTTTGCTGACTTATTGATAGCCAAGGGGATCGAAACAACCTGTAAAATTTATGCTAATCAAGATCATACTGAGCTTGGACATGTTTTTCATCTCAATCAAAAAAGTGAGATCGCTACACAGTGTAACGAAGACGAAATTACTTTTTTCAAGCGTTTTTTTTAAGTTGAAATATTGATAGGATACTCGGAGGGTTGAACAATGTATTATTTAAGTATTGACATTGGCGGAACTTATATCAAATATGGACTGATCGATCGGGCTGGAAATTTTATCCAAACATGGCGCCAACCAACACCCAAAACGTTGGAATCGTTCAAAAAAATGATAGTTTCTCAATTAGAAACACAACAAGGAAAAATAAAAGGAATCGCCATGAGTTGTCCGGGCAGAATCGATTCAGCTAAAGGCTATGTTCACACAGGTGGTGCTTTGCTATTTCTTTATGATTTCCCTATGAAAGAGTGGATTGCTAGTGTTAGTGACTTGCCATTTGCGGTAATCAATGACGGAAAAGCAGCAGCTTTAGCCGAATGGTGGATTGGTAATTTGAAAGATGTTAGAAACGGTGCAGCAGTCGTTTTAGGAACTGGTATTGGTGGTGGATTGATTCTAGATAATCATTTACACCAAGGACCTAATTTTCAAGCGGGTGAACTTAGCTTTCTAATTCGACAGTCACCGAATCCCAAACAACCACAACTCTTTGGTTTTCATGGATCAGCTGTAAAATTCATGGCGGAAGCTGCTTCTATTATAGACGTTTCAAAAGAAGATCACATAGCTGTTTTTAAGGCTATATCAAATCAAACCTCAATTGCTTTGACTAGCCTATTTGAAAATTATTGTCGGGATATCGCGATTCTTCTAATTGATATGCAGGTCTTACTAGACTTAGAAAAAATCGTGATCGGCGGTGGAATCAGTGCGCAAGATAGTTTGATCAAAATGATTAAAACCCAATATTCCAATCTTAGACAAGATGAAACCCTGCTGGGTCAAACTTTTTCCCCACTTATTATCGAAGCTTGTGCCTTCCAAAACTCTGCAAATTTATTAGGTGCTTTGTACCAACTGTTTGTTGAGCTTGATGAAACGCTTGGTTAATACAAATAGGAGCTGCTAGTATGAAGTTGAGTGATTCATACTAGTAGCTCCTATTTATGTTTTATAAGTCGATTTTTATTTGTTTCTTGATAGTTACCCTACTCTGTAACACCCTTTGGATCATCATAAACAAACAAGCCACAATTATTGGAATATAATTTAGCCTTACTGACTTTTCTTTCACGCCTAAAACTCTCTTTACAAATTAAAACGAATTGATTCTTTATTTTTACATTTGCTAGTATAGTATAAACAATTGCGTGAAAATCCCGAATATTAGCAATTTCTTAGGAAAGTTCAACCATTACTCCGTATTCTCTGTCCATGATTTAAACGAACGGACAGAACATTGGGAAGCAACTAACTTCAGACGGATAAATTGATTCCTAATAATAAACTTCATCAAGAAAAAGTCCTTGAGAAGGAACCGTCATTCCAGCATCACTTCTGACTTTGCGTTCAAATATTTCATCAATTGTTTCTATATCCATCGTTCCACTGCCAATTTCTAAAAGAGTCCCCATAATGATTCGCACCATTTTATACAAAAATCCATTACCAACAAAGGTAAAATGCAGCATATCCCCCTCTTTTTGAATTGAAAGCTCATCAATTGTCCGTGTCGTTGATTTTTTCGTCTTTTTAAGAGAAGAAAAGCCAATGAAATCATGTGTTCCAATCAATTTTAGACAAGCCGCATTCATTAATTCAAAATCTAGTTCATCTGAATAATGAAAACTATAGTTACGTTCAAATGCAGAAGGAACTCCAGCATTCCAAATATAATAACTATATTTTTTCCCAGTTGCATTATATCGAGCATGAAATCTTTCAGGAACTTCCTCTACTTTTTTTATGACGATATCACGGGGGAGATAACGATTTAAAAATTCAAGCATCTCAGGCAAACTTGTGGCAGCACTTGTTTTAAAATTAGCGATTTGTCCTCTGGCATGTGTTCCTGCATCGGTTCTACCTGAACCGATAATTTCTGTTTTTGTTCCTGTCATTTGTGTCAGAATGTTCTCGATTTTACCTTGAATTGTTTTATCCGAATCACCAAGTCTTTGCCAGCCGGAATATCTCGTACCGTCATATTCAATTGTTAGTTTAATGTTTCTCATATTTTTCTCCTCTTATCAAACATTTTTTGTCATTGAGTCTATCCATAAGGATCACAGTTATTATATCTAATTCTAAGGAATCTGAATACCAGAAATTAGCCGCCTCTCTTTATTTACCGTGACTATGTCTCCCCATTTCAATATACACCAGAGTCGGTAGTAGTAAAAATTCTTTTGTGGCCTCACTATTTTAAACAATCAGATTATTGACATTACATTCATACTGATCTATATTAAACATAGGCATTCATCTATATAAAGGAGGGATATGCATGAATTATGAAAGACTTTCATTGATACTCAAAGCTATGGCTGATCCTAATAGAATGAAAATAATCGATCTTCTTTCATACAGCAGCATGTGCGCTTGTGATGTGTTGAAACATTTTGACTTTACTCAACCAACTCTCTCTCACCATATGAAAGTTCTAGAAAAAGCTGGAATCGTCTCAGTCAATAAGCAAAAACAATGGCATTACTACACCTTACAAGAGGAATTTGTCAGGGAATTTATGAGCGCCATGGCACAATTACTTTCTGATAGCGGCACAGACTGCCTGTGTCAAAAAAAGGAAGATACGGCAACAAAATCAGATGAAACACTAAGGAATCATACCAATAAGGAGAAAATTATTAAATGACTTATGCATTGGAAATAACAGACTTAAAAAAAGTATATGCAACAGGTGTTGAAGCGTTAAAGGGGATTAATTTGGTCGTAGAAGAAGGTGACTTTTATGCACTTTTAGGCCCAAATGGTGCTGGAAAATCAACAACCATCGGAATTATCACCTCTCTTGTTAACAAAACATCAGGAAAAGTAAATGTTTTTGGCTACGATCTTGATAAAGACTTAGTTCTTGCTAAGCAACAAATTGGACTAGTTCCCCAAGAATTCAACTTTAACCCATTTGAAACGGTAGAACAAATCGTTGTCAATCAAGCTGGCTATTATGGAGTTTCACGAAAAGAAGCGTTGAAGCGCAGTGAAAAATATCTAAAACAATCCGATTTATGGGAAAAACGCAATGTACGTGCTCGAATGCTTTCTGGCGGGATGAAACGTCGGTTAATGATTGCTCGTGCTTTGATGCATGAACCAAAACTACTCATCTTAGATGAACCTACAGCAGGCGTAGATATTGAAC
This sequence is a window from Enterococcus sp. 7F3_DIV0205. Protein-coding genes within it:
- a CDS encoding alpha/beta hydrolase, whose amino-acid sequence is MLNFDISTMRKNIREIDEKRDAGLTEPDSLEKIRNLSYGPYGIENTFDIYYPKNTDQCLPTIVNIHGGGFFYGDKELYRFYTMYLATQGFTVVNFNYRLAPDHQYPAPLEDINALMNWLMLHGEKYYVDLDRLFLVGDSAGGQLVEQYAVLISNTAYAQKFPFEIASVQFKAVALNCGAYFIGQNSAINQDFPFYFGETVTPALEAQFPVESYITADFPPAFVATASHDFLKDAAQPFADLLIAKGIETTCKIYANQDHTELGHVFHLNQKSEIATQCNEDEITFFKRFF
- a CDS encoding ABC transporter ATP-binding protein — protein: MTYALEITDLKKVYATGVEALKGINLVVEEGDFYALLGPNGAGKSTTIGIITSLVNKTSGKVNVFGYDLDKDLVLAKQQIGLVPQEFNFNPFETVEQIVVNQAGYYGVSRKEALKRSEKYLKQSDLWEKRNVRARMLSGGMKRRLMIARALMHEPKLLILDEPTAGVDIELRREMWDFLRELNANGTTIILTTHYLEEAEMLCRNIGIIQSGELIENTSMKSLLAKLQFETFIFDLEEFENKPEIIGYKNSFKDERTLVVEVERDQGINELFDQLTKQGIKVLSLRNKSNRLEELFLKITEEKRQVGEKNV
- the truA gene encoding tRNA pseudouridine(38-40) synthase TruA, yielding MRNIKLTIEYDGTRYSGWQRLGDSDKTIQGKIENILTQMTGTKTEIIGSGRTDAGTHARGQIANFKTSAATSLPEMLEFLNRYLPRDIVIKKVEEVPERFHARYNATGKKYSYYIWNAGVPSAFERNYSFHYSDELDFELMNAACLKLIGTHDFIGFSSLKKTKKSTTRTIDELSIQKEGDMLHFTFVGNGFLYKMVRIIMGTLLEIGSGTMDIETIDEIFERKVRSDAGMTVPSQGLFLDEVYY
- a CDS encoding DUF998 domain-containing protein codes for the protein MTVLKKYGVHFLLLGAISDFFTPYILGIFYPEMNQMTMVISVFGDIASPVRQEFLIWSVISGVFFVLAIPAVYKIFNNTSTVLACLLTLAIGLYGVGDCIFTGLFSIDTEQSTWNLSTWIHNIGSGLGYAGFLIFPFLLFLLYRKQGKMTHSKLYLILLLISVLFASIYGLARIPVINQLPLLSQIGFWQRVSFIFNYLPIVVFALDQIKNGKGTV
- a CDS encoding helix-turn-helix domain-containing protein yields the protein MIAIGSKLKELRESKKITQKELAEFLNVTPQTISKWERDKSYPDLDTLVKLSKYFQISTDKLLGNNKHSFFETLFSKKEGKAKMKKEIRMDDESIYGSEKILVFGITSMMTDYEVYTGLLVTKMNNLARTNNLGATIQAYSVSKIDEKGKEADRILLCPELSYAKEEIKRKFPEIPVTVISKKEYAALNAEKILKEALA
- a CDS encoding phosphatase PAP2 family protein, producing MLEKMSDSRKITIVVAIFAVLLGIGTFGDLAISNAVMSQNSYIATFLQNYACFPVGVVIMMSGEIIIHYGVRSSQPVIAKLLIAAAGVGLSLYGIWYYLKFAIQYTLSSIQNVEHNRPIGQANNDGGVNPTLPTFINIIICIVVFAIATLIVQKWLSRKTSEELERLMRVAILGVAVAFVYLMCVEEVKILWGRVRPYELNAAQDNFTPWYKMNGPTGHKSFPSGHSCESMFAVFFPLYASPKNTKLRKRLLIFGVTWGAITAISRVLLGCHFFSDATMGAFIILFLVFVGTRCAQLKLID
- a CDS encoding ROK family protein, translated to MYYLSIDIGGTYIKYGLIDRAGNFIQTWRQPTPKTLESFKKMIVSQLETQQGKIKGIAMSCPGRIDSAKGYVHTGGALLFLYDFPMKEWIASVSDLPFAVINDGKAAALAEWWIGNLKDVRNGAAVVLGTGIGGGLILDNHLHQGPNFQAGELSFLIRQSPNPKQPQLFGFHGSAVKFMAEAASIIDVSKEDHIAVFKAISNQTSIALTSLFENYCRDIAILLIDMQVLLDLEKIVIGGGISAQDSLIKMIKTQYSNLRQDETLLGQTFSPLIIEACAFQNSANLLGALYQLFVELDETLG
- a CDS encoding ArsR/SmtB family transcription factor, with translation MNYERLSLILKAMADPNRMKIIDLLSYSSMCACDVLKHFDFTQPTLSHHMKVLEKAGIVSVNKQKQWHYYTLQEEFVREFMSAMAQLLSDSGTDCLCQKKEDTATKSDETLRNHTNKEKIIK